The proteins below are encoded in one region of Labeo rohita strain BAU-BD-2019 chromosome 15, IGBB_LRoh.1.0, whole genome shotgun sequence:
- the plekhg2 gene encoding uncharacterized protein plekhg2, with amino-acid sequence MGFVYTFGITAEVKCFSKVQFLYIHASVHLMGFQADSDGELCPQADSMGSSGSTSTLASSVIEVESGRDDLALCQDEDDMTPLPPPPTLSITEEIMQFINESRARQGMAELMTEVMTPESPEVQPLEPQQLDESKPLIAEVDKSKHQTNDTERSEPEETLVDRSDKDEDNHPSCEANSASPEELEKASSLLHTSKEVNQSGELTLPESSHTESSKPEMVTTTSEQGEKDTEDSVKNEEPHLSDNLDKTTDETACEAKSACAHIATTVKATDSSLVLKVEPEQKLTKSDKQIIEKIRSYYEAAEAGVEEGQTARRNSFSHIPAGLVKDSVSRFNVCIRQDSLVESESSRLDCVETDAASSLLPTSDQVDHNFNPGESADTAIPLAHSDVIQEQKELLNSKTTDKKDKDVCEFNPCMELWKEKERTGQGSNNNLKVPLSKEKSCGEHTDVSEKNDTSLNCTTSQVQHKHERSQCDPDTSNLQTTETADTSLQCGSRTKVRMSSNGNLDSLPNQIKVGRWSRQGKVVTCSRTLYEAMEEVPDLGFFEGGPVNQCLVENSEKILNKVQMLARMYTAKASSMKVPLHQKKTRVSRGAWAVEGKGSTSPKSREVQLHQGDIRILNQPTEESSVSTPTEPFGHIILREKLSTKYHQENDCNLIGPPDEISTNASNSLYFSSAESSATSIQTLTTVMESVISDHRESSLEKCESKVQEEALSHSTCLGVEPEMSPNLASVPLDKHDNVQENNSYAVDKSIAINSTEEGQILQEENTDFVSNSCPSSELIIDPLIMKHLEDETHSVEEKMDLTVQHCETILSIDEMHTGHLNSNQARADAETTSMEEITPVVSTVSELGVCPPVQSAASLKNCVLNTAVIFEGSEHLYPVVQLQEDRTCSTQLMPLLGSCGKSSSLDVKSKEDLSNNSKTLSPPSTPPVGGPPLDELPRFTSQRPSNLPSTTGKRSPFTNWNPSSPVAQRAPHTSLWTEEQIQDTSASGLSPHKQSFSQALNDKPSNVLFGCGRPLDAKPPSAFSPNLRMRSPSPVRGAQNPRLSSPASALSKSLAASCISQTISQTMAKRGANLQTASPPLPTSSVRLRSPSPKPITLDSSAESGLRSTSSTGVGSQPLRSCPSPFRSNSLRSSPATVQSPPPYRSQRSVSPAPPVSLHSAPSVNSLNSATLEQPSYTSLNGNNNNNNSLSNNGWATNHKKAPQSNAGGLTHFHDPQRTTLHNRVARPFPSSEPSSRVQSPSICPSPVTRICSPPPAPNHSSHLVTKPPNPRAPRQGGFFTPLSLEISRSTSACSLSPCESPRITSPPPIGIPASVWGFANPQPRNPSLTNASSPTKVETNSTQRGPRIISPTPVGMSSCSATNSQSQRRLRGTSLPFVALGDRPPSPTRYERRSWAESGRWSVGSELGLISPRGGSYSGSPSSISPGPLSPVRLATTSHSGKHFTSIAWPDVHDMLIKYNTEPNTETETEQDDIEVAESTCRSTLICPYVAPANPNLRESPIQCLTEGKTEDSVPNQGSKTTLKTSYATTVNLQIAGSGRIASFSNAQVSLTQTLSPVADSQSRRRVSINSCNFSLQNCKRL; translated from the exons ATGGGCTTTGTTTATACTTTTGGTATCACAGCTGaggtaaaatgtttttcaaaggtCCAATTTCTGTATATCCATGCTTCTGTCCATTTAATGGGTTTTCAGGCTGACAGTGACGGGGAGTTGTGCCCACAGGCTGATAGCATGGGCTCTTCAGGGAGTACCAGTACTCTGGCATCTTCTGTCATTGAAGTTGAATCTGGCCGTGATGATCTGGCTTTATGCCAGGATGAGGACGACATGACACCACTGCCTCCACCACCAACACTGTCCATTACTGAGGAAATCATGCAGTTCATTAACGAGAGCCGTGCTCGACAAGGCATGGCAGAGTTAATGACTGAAGTG ATGACTCCAGAGTCCCCGGAAGTCCAGCCTTTGGAGCCACAGCAGTTGGATGAATCCAAACCACTAATAGCTGAGGTGGATAAAAGTAAACATCAGACCAATGATACCGAAAGATCAGAGCCAGAAGAAACGCTGGTAGACAGGTCAGACAAAGATGAGGACAACCATCCATCCTGTGAAGCAAATAGTGCTTCACCAGAGGAGCTTGAGAAAGCATCATCACTATTGCACACCTCCAAAGAAGTGAATCAGTCAGGGGAGTTGACATTACCAGAGTCCAGTCATACTGAATCATCCAAACCGGAAATGGTGACGACCACAAGTGAACAGGGGGAAAAAGACACTGAGGACTCGGTCAAAAATGAAGAACCTCATCTATCTGATAATTTGGACAAAACCACTGATGAAACAGCATGTGAGGCTAAATCAGCTTGCGCTCACATTGCTACTACGGTAAAAGCAACCGACAGCTCTCTTGTCCTCAAAGTAGAACCTGAGCAAAAACTGACCAAAAGTGACAAGCAGATTATTGAGAAGATACGCAGCTATTACGAGGCAGCGGAGGCAGGTGTCGAGGAGGGTCAGACAGCCCGAAGAAACAGCTTTTCTCATATTCCTGCTGGATTAGTGAAGGATTCCGTGTCTCGATTCAATGTTTGCATTCGGCAAGACAGTCTAGTCGAGTCTGAGAGTAGCCGTTTAGACTGTGTTGAAACTGACGCAGCCTCTTCATTACTCCCAACGTCAGACCAAGTTGACCACAATTTCAACCCTGGGGAATCTGCAGATACAGCCATTCCTCTTGCACATTCTGATGTTATACAAGAGCAAAAAGAATTATTAAACAGCAAGACTACAGATAAAAAGGATAAAGATGTTTGTGAGTTCAACCCCTGTATGGAACTCTGGAAGGAGAAGGAAAGAACTGGGCAAGGTTCTAATAACAATCTAAAAGTCCCTTTATCAAAGGAAAAGAGCTGTGGTGAACATACAGATGTTTCTGAGAAAAACGACACATCCCTAAATTGCACAACATCCCAGGTGCAACATAAACATGAACGTTCACAATGCGATCCAGACACATCTAATCTGCAGACAACAGAGACAGCGGATACATCTCTTCAGTGTGGAAGTAGAACAAAAGTTAGGATGTCCTCTAATGGAAACCTCGATAGCCTTCCCAATCAGATTAAAGTTGGCCGATGGTCTCGTCAAGGCAAGGTGGTAACGTGTAGTCGTACCCTTTACGAAGCAATGGAAGAGGTACCGGATTTAGGATTTTTTGAGGGTGGACCAGTCAATCAATGCTTGGTAGAAAACTCAGAAAAGATTCTTAATAAAGTGCAAATGCTGGCACGCATGTATACAGCAAAAGCAAGCAGCATGAAGGTACCACTACACCAAAAGAAAACGCGAGTGAGTAGGGGAGCATGGGCAGTGGAGGGAAAAGGGAGCACTTCACCCAAGTCTCGGGAAGTACAGCTGCACCAGGGGGATATAAGAATACTAAATCAGCCCACAG AAGAATCTTCAGTATCAACACCTACTGAGCCTTTTGGTCATATCATTTTAAGGGAGAAGCTGTCTACAAAATATCACCAAGAAAATGATTGTAATCTCATTGGCCCCCCAGATGAGATCTCAACAAATGCATCTAattcattgtatttttcatCTGCTGAATCCTCCGCTACTTCAATTCAAACATTAACAACTGTTATGGAATCTGTGATATCAGACCACAGAGAAAGCTCCTTAGAAAAATGTGAGTCTAAAGTACAAGAGGAAGCCTTGTCACATTCAACTTGCTTGGGAGTTGAGCCAGAAATGTCACCCAACCTAGCCAGTGTTCCTTTGGACAAGCATGATAACGTTCAGGAGAACAATTCATATGCTGTGGACAAATCTATTGCGATAAATAGTACTGAAGAAGGTCAGATATTGCAAGAAGAGAACACTGATTTTGTGAGCAATTCTTGCCCAAGCAGTGAACTTATTATTGACCCACTAATCATGAAACATTTAGAAGATGAGACTCACAGTGTAGAGGAGAAAATGGACTTAACTGTACAGCACTGTGAAACCATATTGTCCATAGATGAAATGCATACAGGACATTTGAATTCCAACCAGGCCCGGGCTGATGCTGAAACCACTAGCATGGAGGAAATAACACCAGTAGTGTCCACTGTTAGTGAACTAGGTGTATGTCCCCCAGTACAGTCAGCTGCCTCCTTGAAAAACTGTGTTCTGAACACTGCAGTCATCTTTGAAGGATCAGAGCATTTATACCCTGTAGTCCAGTTGCAGGAGGATAGAACTTGCTCTACACAACTGATGCCTCTGCTTGGTTCATGCGGCAAGAGTAGTTCACTGGATGTTAAATCTAAAGAAGACCTGAGCAATAATTCAAAGACTCTAAGCCCACCCTCTACACCCCCTGTAGGTGGACCTCCTTTGGATGAGCTTCCAAGGTTTACTAGCCAAAGACCTTCCAATCTACCCTCCACCACAGGAAAGAGAAGTCCATTCACTAATTGGAATCCATCATCTCCAGTTGCTCAAAG AGCGCCACATACTTCATTGTGGACCGAGGAACAGATTCAGGATACTTCGGCTTCTGGCCTTTCTCCTCACAAACAATCTTTCTCTCAGGCTCTTAATGATAAGCCTTCAAATGTTCTTTTTGGCTGTGGACGTCCATTGGATGCAAAACCACCATCTGCCTTCAGCCCAAACCTGCGAATGCGATCACCCTCTCCAGTTAGAGGTGCCCAGAATCCCAGATTGTCCTCACCGGCCTCAGCTCTTTCAAAGTCTCTTGCTGCCTCTTGTATCAGTCAGACAATTTCTCAAACTATGGCCAAGAGAGGTGCAAATCTTCAGACTGCTTCCCCACCTCTGCCCACATCTTCTGTAAGGCTAAGGTCACCCTCACCTAAACCTATCACCTTGGACTCAAGTGCGGAGTCAGGCTTAAGGAGTACATCCAGCACTGGAGTAGGGAGTCAACCCCTAAGGTCTTGTCCATCCCCGTTCAGATCGAACAGTCTTCGATCCAGTCCAGCAACAGTTCAGTCCCCTCCTCCTTACCGTAGTCAACGGTCAGTGTCCCCTGCACCTCCAGTTAGCCTCCATTCAGCTCCATCTGTTAACAGCCTAAACTCTGCCACCCTTGAACAGCCTTCTTACACCagtttaaatggtaataataacaataacaacagttTAAGTAATAACGGGTGGGCCACTAACCACAAAAAAGCACCACAATCAAATGCAGGTGGACTCACTCATTTCCATGATCCTCAAAGAACAACCTTGCACAATAGGGTGGCCCGTCCCTTTCCGTCCTCTGAGCCTAGCTCTCGTGTACAGTCCCCTTCTATTTGCCCATCTCCAGTTACCCGAATCTGCTCCCCTCCACCTGCTCCGAACCACTCCAGTCATCTGGTAACAAAGCCACCAAATCCCAGAGCCCCCAGACAAGGTGGCTTCTTTACACCTCTATCTTTGGAGATCTCAAGATCAACATCAGCTTGTTCATTATCTCCCTGTGAGAGCCCCAGAATCACCTCTCCACCCCCTATTGGCATTCCTGCAAGTGTATGGGGCTTTGCTAATCCGCAGCCAAGGAATCCCTCATTGACAAATGCATCTTCTCCAACAAAAGTGGAAACAAACTCTACACAAAGAGGCCCCAGAATCATCTCTCCTACACCAGTGGGAATGTCTTCATGTTCAGCAACCAACTCTCAGAGCCAGAGGAGGCTACGAGGAACCAGTTTGCCCTTTGTTGCTCTAGGGGATAGGCCACCCAGTCCAACTAGATACGAACGCAGGTCTTGGGCAGAAAGTGGACGATGGTCAGTGGGTTCAGAATTGGGGTTAATAAGTCCTCGTGGGGGTTCATACAGTGGCAGCCCATCTTCTATCAGCCCTGGCCCTCTTTCACCTGTCAGACTAGCAACGACTAGTCACAGTGGGAAACATTTCACAAGCATTGCCTGGCCGGATGTACATGATATGCTGATAAAATACAACACAGAACCCAATACTGAAACTGAGACAGAGCAAGATGACATAGAGGTTGCGGAATCTACTTGTCGGAGCACTTTGATCTGTCCCTATGTCGCTCCAGCTAACCCAAATCTGAGAGAGAGTCCCATTCAGTGCCTAACCGAGGGCAAAACAGAAGACAGTGTTCCTAATCAAGGGTCCAAAACGACATTAAAAACCAGTTATGCCACCACCGTCAACTTGCAGATTGCTGGGAGTGGCAGGATAGCATCCTTTAGCAATGCACAAGTCAGCCTGACACAGACACTGTCCCCTGTGGCAGACAGCCAGAGCAGGAGACGGGTTAGCATCAATAGCTGCAACTTCTCACTGCAGAACTGCAAAAGACTTTGA